The genome window TTTTATGATTATGGTGCATTTGCTCCCCTGCTGATGACTTTGGTTTTAATCAGCTCCTTTCCGGCATTGTAACAGTGGCCTCAGGTTACTTGGAGTGGCAAGTGCAATTCCTTCACTACCAGAGCTTGTACCTCTGAGTGGGAAAGTGTCTAGTGGGGCTGAAACAGGGTTTGGACTCTGCTTCTTGTGCTGTTGATTATGTTGTGGCCCCTGGTTGGGATTCAAATTCTCTATAAACTTTCTTCATCCTTATTGAGTTTCTAAGGATATTACAAACATAGGCATAACCCTAATTGATTTCTTTGCACTTCCCTGGGGCTTCCTTTATAatagtggattttttttcagtatgctgcacttcataagaacataagaacaagtccatctagtccagctctctgctactcgcagtggcccaccaggtgcctttgggagctcacatgcaggatgtgaaagcaatggccttctctgcggctgttgctcccgatcacctggtctgttaaggcatttgcaatctcgatcaaggaggatcaatgcATTGGTagaccataaatcgacttctctttctccaaaaatctgtccaagccccactAAAGCCTtcttatccaggttagtggccatcaccacctcctgtggcagcaaatatGGAATGAGGACATGTACATTCTAGCCTCCCCTATTCATGAGCTTTCATGAAAGTTAGGATGTCTGATGTCCTGGCCAGGATTCTCTATCAGAGATTGTCTCTCAGTCCTCATGGCTCACAATGCTATCCTTAAACTTGTTTCTGGTGCCAAAACATCTGTGTATTCCTACATATGTCTGGAATGTGACTTTTCACTTAGGGTCCAGTCTGTTTAGAACTGTGGAAGGGTTCCAAGAAGGCGACTGGTCAGCATCTTCACTCTGCTCTCCCTTGTGGATTGGTAGAAGCTATCCTACTCTGTCTAAAGTGCATGGCTGCTCAATACCACTTTGCATATCACATCTCTGCAACAGAGGCTTGTTTTTCTTTGCCGCTTTCCTGCATGTATTACAGTAGGGACCTTTAGAGAGTTTCCTGCTCTGTTATAAGTCAGTTCTGGGTGAATGTCGATTTGGGATGCTAAACAACTGTTAGGAAGGTAGTCTTCTAAGGTCTCATCCATTGGGAGCTTCACACCTGCCTCAACTCAGTGAGCTTACTAATCTCCCAaggtgggactgcacagaagctaTGAAGATGAAACTGTTGTTCATCGAATGGTCTTCTATGCAGGCAcaaatccctcctttctccccactgtgaACTCTCTGGAATTCAGTTTCTCAAGGTCTCCGGCAGTGTGGAGAGAACTGAGGAAGTAGCGCCTCTCCTCCTGGTCATGTGATCGTTTTGGCGGGGAAGCGATTGAAAGAGGAGGGGTGCTCCTAGTCTGCTAGAAAGCTTTAGAAATCttttctgtggctggcctgcgCACACATAGtccccaatgtgtgcctgcacagaagaccactcgatgAATAACAATTACAGGTAAATGTAACACTGGTTTTCTCTTATGAGTTAAAGACACCCATTAAATTACATTCAAGGAACGTACTAGCGACACACACAGGAAAACTGCccagaagaaacaaaaccagcccTTGTGCCTGTATTCCACACCTATTTACTTTCTCCCATAAAATTAAATGGGAACCACTGAGAATTAGCCCATCTGTACAACTCTCacccttttaattttattttccggTGCAGTGCGATTAAGATGGAATCTTGGGAATCGGCTTTTACATGTACTGATTTTATACTAAGCAGAGAAAAAAACAGCATAGATTTACACAGACTGCAGTCTAACTCTTCAGAACTTGTTGTccactttcagatgaagtcttgttaACTATAATAGATGTCCAAACCCCCCAAACCAAATTTACAACTGTACCACaatacagaccctaataacactgatCCAGGATCTGGTGTGGCATCTGAAAGCAAAAGGTCCCGATAATGCCGTAAAAATCCACTCAGCCAACCAGAACCAGTCTCGtccaagcttcaaggctagtggaacataaattccatcTGTCTGTACTTCCAAAATGTGAAAAAGTTTTGTTTGAATGGCAATGATTTGAAACTATCGGGGACTGCAGTCTcatctgaaaactctggctgctgaAAAATGGCCTGCAAAATGGCAAGCAGCAGTTCCTCGGCAAGTGTCAGCGTTCCAAGAATTCTTGGAAGGTAAGAAATTAGAATACTGCCAAGTAGAGCGACTTGCTTCTCGGTCGCCATTTCACAAAAGCCTTGCTGGCCCTTTacaaaagaactgtttgttgggatttttttttcactcctgGAGGGCCAGAAGTTCACAGTCGCATTAAGTAAACGTCAGACCTTTTTTACTAACGCTGCAAAGTCACTTTGGGATCCTTGGCCCTCAGCCTTTAAGGCTCAGTTCACACTGACAGAAGATGAGCTGATAAAAACAGATCCTGAACTGAGCCATTCGGAGCCTGCAAGCAGGGATGGCATGTGTCAATTACTGTTGGGGTTGGGGAGTCTTTAGCAGAAAAAGGCAAGCATATTACTCTTAGAAGACCGAGTTGCAGCTTTTCAACCTGAGATAACGTCAGGAGGGTGTTTTCTGTAGTTGTTTACAGTTGTGCCAGTTAGCATGCTttaatgttagaatttattataATTGTATGTTATTTTACATAATGCTGCCCAGAGCCTGGTGTCAGTCAGGAAAGGGCGGGGTAGCAAATctaacagaaataaaaataaataagagacaAGATTTTGTTTCAAATTTATTCAGTAATTTTCCCCACATGAAAATAAGGACTGGAGTGGAGCAGTCCCTCGCTCTGAATCCAACAGCAAGTTCACTCATCTGCCCCTTGGATTTGGGATTTTTGCAGTTCTATATGCTCAATAACTAATGTCAGCAACTGGTACAAGCCAGGTAAAATCCAACCCACAGCGAGAACCCAGTCCTCAAGGAATGCAGACTGAATAAGATTAAAAGGTATGGGGAGGAATGTGGAGTGAGAGAAAAGTGATTTGGAGCTGTGAGAGGTTGGGGGCAGAGAAGAACAAAGGCAGTGGGACGGGAAATGACTTGTCGCCAGGCCTCTTTTAGTTACCTTCTGCCTAAAAACTAGTTATCTGAAGGGCTGTATATAAAAAAAGCACCTTTGTTCCCAAGACTGAGTCATTCACCTCCGGCAAATGGCTTATCAGGCTTTTGTTTACCAAAATTTACCTCATAGTTCCTCACTCCTTTCCAATAATCTTGCTAGTCACACTTGCTAGCCACACGGGGGCTACCAAAGGATCCACCCGCAACGCAGAAGGAAGGTTCTGTTATTAAGGAAGGGCTCACTTCCCTCTTAGATCCTTCTCCTTCGACTGGGGCCCCACTGCGGTCTCCTTAGAGGCAGGGCGACTGTGAGGTTCAGAGTTCAGGCCTGTTGCTTTCTCTGCGGGGGATGTTTTGAGGGGCCACTGCATTGTGCTGAATGTTTGGCCTGGAGAGAGATACAAGGAAATAAAGGGCACAAGATAATTCCAGTAAACCTATAAATGTTCTCTGGAGCTTCATTTTCTGCATCTATttatctcctgcttggctgtccCATAtcattgtttttttccaaaagtcCCCAGATTTCCTCAAAGAGCTGAACACTTTAACCACTAGGATTTCCAGCTTTGTGCAAGTTAGTCCCACTCCTTCATTACGTACAGTCCcaaccttttttatttatttatttttatatattagattttataccgcccatccccgaagggctctgggcggcgtacagcaggccagcaacaacaatacataataacattaaacacagcaggccaaaaacaacattttacacataaaaactaaggtaatttaaaacaatttacaaatctataaccataaaacacagcagcagcaataatatatggtgcccgatcccaaggccgggaggggacagtactgattagatagtatatcaggcgtgccaatgatggcacgcaacacaagggcatcctagagggggaatccgtggctggcaaTAAAGTTGTCTCCTTTTCTTCAGTCTTGAACATTCTGGTTCCCAACTTCAGTTATTCCCGACAAAAGGGCCTTCCTTAACTTCTATCCCTTTCACTTTACTGCTACAGACCACTCTAGATCCTGCATCCAAAGGCTTTGAACACCAGATGTTTCACCCCTGGCCTTGTTCTTTTTGACATCTCCGTTCTCTTCCCACAGGCCTTCAGTCCATCCTTGCCTCTtctgaccccaccccccacaattcCCTAGTCTTCCTCCACTGACCTGCAACAATTCCCAAACTCTTTGGCTCTGGCCTCAACACCATGGCTTTTCCCTCTCACCTAAGAGGCATCTTCTTCTGACTGCAAGCCTCCCATTTTCAATTTTCTCATAATTCAACCCACAACCAATCCCAGCTCAATCCCTGGAtcaaaaaaagagaacaagagaAGCTTCATCCTCCAGTTCTCTGTAGAAGCCCACCGTAACAATCCTGAAAAGCAAAGCGTTTCCTTCTTTTCCCAAGCTCCCATACTCCCTCTCTACAAGATCCAGGCTTTCCTTCTCTAGATTTTTTCCTTACCTTTCACCATTTCTCTCACTGGCCACCATTCTGGTTCTCCAGTAATGACTCCGGTTGCCTTTGGACCACAATTTATAATCAGGGTTGCTGAGGAACCGCTTGGTTAAGCCACAGTTGAGACACCTCACAACAGTCCAACGCTGATTACGGCGCTCTGGCAGAGAAGGCAAGGAAGCGAAAGAGTCAGACAAGCTTCGAAAACATGGTCTTACTCCTCCTCCCTAAATACTTTCCCTCCCTAAATTGTTCTTCCCAATCAGTCGACTTGCAGCAagacaaatgaagctgccttgtgctgaGTCAAAACACTGGTCCATCAGAGGCAATACtgaagtgttgtgggttttccgggctgtatggccatcagatcctctgaagatgccagccacagatgcagccaaaacgtcaggagaaaatgctattggaacacagccatacagcctggaacccCGCAACACTCCAGTgactccggctgtgaaagccttcgacaatacaaaggaaatattgtctactcagactggcaagggGTCTCCAGATGGTAGGTCACATCCCCTACCACCTGATCTTATTTGCTGGAGATGTtgtggattgaatctgggaccttctgcgtgccaaggaGATgtagctctaccactgagctacaacccctccccatttttctcaTCCGCTAGATCAGTTGTTccccacattcttcttcttccctggtcTTATTTCAAAGATACTCAAGCCTTAACagtctgggacctttgtatctTCGGGACTGCCTTTCCCTTTACAACCTTCTCCCCGGTCTGCATCTAGGGGTGTCCTGCAGATGCCTGGCCCCAGGATGGCTCAGTTAGCTGTCACCAGGGGAAGGGCCTCCTTGGTTGTGTCCTCTATCCTGAGGAATGCAACATTATAGGGTGAACACCATCCCCTACCAGACTTGCTTAGTTTCTGTGCAGGGTGCAAGGGCCACATATGGTTTAGATTGGCCTTTGGAGTGTAATCCACATATTTggagtgtttttgttagtgggaCGGTGCTAGCCacatattttaatattgtttattttatattttattacgTAAACCACATTGACCTCACAGCACTGGGAAGAGAGAggtatacattaaataaataacattttaatgttcCACTCCTGCCTTTGGACCTTTGCTGTATCCAAACCTCTCATTCATATCTACAGGAAACACTGTCCCAGAAGTAATTCTCCAGAGCAAGATCCAGAACTCAGGAGAATGCATTCACTGCTACAAAGAAGAAAAAGCGACGGAGCACCTACTTCTCTGGCGTACAGTCGAGCTGACTCCAGGGACAAGGAGGGAGAAACAAGATTTACAGATGGTTCGTTTCACAGACCCAAGGTCTCTACAGGACaaccagaaacaaaaaaagacaagTTTGGACATGTCATATTGATGGGGCACTTCCCTAAAAACTGGGGCTcaagaaacaaacaacaaaacctgCATGGAGCAGGTTGCTCCTAATGAGATGATGCAGGTGTCCCCATTTACTGACTGCTACTGATGAGGGACAATGGTGAGGTTCAGGGCAGCGTTTGATGGATAAAGATAGATAAAACTTTATTGtcgttgtgcacgcacaacgaaattacaCATATCCCCCAATGCACATGACTTCAATTCTCACATCCCATCTTCCACactccccttccaaccatccctacacagccccaatcACGTCAACGCAACAccgtggagttcagcatagccacgggtctagaatagaagctgtctctgagctgatctgtccttgtttttatggtcCTATATTGTCTTCCAGAtggtaatcttttaaaaaaaaagagtatgcagggtgagacgggtctttcagaatattctgaactttcttcaagcagcgggaattatacagttcttccaaagaggggagaggggatccaataattctctgggcagtagtaatcacccttTGGAGAGCCTTCCCATCTGCCACTgggcaactggcaaaccatgcacagatgcagtatgtcaggacactctctatggcacagcggtagaaggtcaccagcagtttttcatccaTTGTTTGGGAACAGAAATACAGGAGTAACAACCCCTTCCTCCCATCATTTCCAGTTGGGAGCAGAATTTCCATTTCTATCTGGGAGCAGAATTAATATCTATTTGACTTGCCTGCTGGGAGGAACCCGAAGTCCCAGCAGGAGTCCCCAGTCCtagcaggggaaaaaaggggagcCCAGCATGATGGGATGGGGATGACTATTCACAATCGGCAGTGCATGCTTTGTATGAATGTATTGGAAGGCCACAACCTTTACTTTACCATAAATGCTACGGGCCAGATTTCATTGCCCATCCTCTgcataacaataacaaaaaaagaaaagaacacatcCTTTCCCACCCAGCATTCAAAGTACATTCCATCATTAGGAAAATCTTTATATCCACACTGTTTAAAGATTCCTCTGATAATATGCAACAAGCCTGTAAAGTTGAACCAGTGCTATCATTAGGAATATGACGCAGTATGAGCGGAGAAAGGTTAGGAAGCAAACCTTTGGTGCCAACTATTGAACAGAATTTGGCACCTGTTCTAGATTATTTAGTGTAAGCATGGCCAGAGAGGATGCTTGGTGCTGTGGATCCAAGAATGAGTCAAAGCTTAGTAGTCCAGGACCAACTCAGAAGTTGGAACTGAGTTATGCTTTTCCCCTTTTGTATGTCTCAGTTacattttctgcttctttgtaAGTTGCTGTGAGACCCTATCAGGGAAGAACATAGAAAAGAAACACTTACATTCTACACACCCACACATATTTTTGgaagaagatttggtttttataccttgcttttcttcattttttaaggagtctcaaagtggcttacaattgccctcaccacaacagggaccttgtgaagtcggtggggctgagaaaggtctGAGAAACTGAGACCcagagtcatccagcaggcttttggcAAAGGAATAGGAAAACAAAC of Sphaerodactylus townsendi isolate TG3544 linkage group LG03, MPM_Stown_v2.3, whole genome shotgun sequence contains these proteins:
- the LOC125427695 gene encoding LOW QUALITY PROTEIN: ribonuclease P protein subunit p21-like (The sequence of the model RefSeq protein was modified relative to this genomic sequence to represent the inferred CDS: deleted 2 bases in 1 codon), producing MIKDKEAFQRLSFLYQAAHCVLAQNPDNQELARFYCHTQNSISRRLVLRQDLGSVKRTICKSCFSLLVPGVSSTVRQRKRRNQRWTVVRCLNCGLTKRFLSNPDYKLWSKQPESLLENQNGGQ